A region of the Halococcus agarilyticus genome:
TACGCTCTATGCGAACGATATCTCCTACTTCGCTCTGGTTTACGAATACATCCGAATGAGTTGACACAAGAAGCTGAGGACCGTCATCCCTACTCATTTGTTGAATTGTATCGAAGACTCTCTGTTCAGCTTCAGGATGTAAGTGGAGTTCTGGCTCTTCAACCAGTAGCAGATCTGTATTTTCCGATGCCAAGAATACCTGGGTGAGAAGAACCAGTATTTCCTTCGACCCCGACGATATCTCTTTAGAATTGAATTTCTTTTCAAAAGAACCCTCTTCAACCATTATTGTGAATTCGTTGTTGCTGTCCCCTTCTAAGTGATATTCAACGGTCAGATCAGTGACTCCATCCATAATCTCGACGTACTTCTCAGATATTTTGTTGAAGAGTTCTCGATTAGTGTTGTCAATACTATGGAGAACTTGCACCAGATTTCGGCCGTCTCTCTAGGGATACGTTGTATGGCACTTCCATTATATTCTCTGGCCTTCTAAACGGACCAACAAACTTCCAATTTTCAAATGAATCTTCTATTATGTCGCTGTATGTTCCCTTCAACGTGTTTCCGCTGAAGCTGCTCGAACTATGTTTACTGACTTCACCTAATTCGACACGATCACCGTGATAGTTCACGAAGTATTGTATTGTTGGTCTTTTCCCGTGTTCGATGATCATATCAATTTGCAGTTCAGACAGCCAGTCGTTGGCAGCAAAATTTCTGGAGGTAATACGCGGTTCACTATCGATTTTCTCCATTAGCTGGGAGTGTTCGCTGTCCGAGAGCTCGAATCGCAAACTGATTTGGATTGTATCGTTATCTCT
Encoded here:
- a CDS encoding AAA family ATPase, which gives rise to MKLIHWEVDGYKSIEQGEFVASDSTILIGKNNSGKSGVVDSIIDFQRLYMSRGQEVKSSWFRSAVTGKRDNDTIQISLRFELSDSEHSQLMEKIDSEPRITSRNFAANDWLSELQIDMIIEHGKRPTIQYFVNYHGDRVELGEVSKHSSSSFSGNTLKGTYSDIIEDSFENWKFVGPFRRPENIMEVPYNVSLERRPKSGASSP
- a CDS encoding AAA family ATPase — encoded protein: MQVLHSIDNTNRELFNKISEKYVEIMDGVTDLTVEYHLEGDSNNEFTIMVEEGSFEKKFNSKEISSGSKEILVLLTQVFLASENTDLLLVEEPELHLHPEAEQRVFDTIQQMSRDDGPQLLVSTHSDVFVNQSEVGDIVRIER